TAGTATCTATATTTTCAGAGTTTGCGATCGTCACATCATTCATTGGATTTGTGTACGGATTGCTGGATTTGTTCGAAGATATTTTTCTTGGACAGAGCAAGCTTTCTAACCGTTTTCCCCTCTATTCACTGGTTCTTTTCCCGCCGATGACTCTCGGTACGCTCAATCCCAGCATCTTTTTTACTGCTCTAGATTACACTGGAACGTTCAGTATCTCAGTTCTGGGTGGAATAATTCCGGCGTTAATGAGTTGGAAGCAACGTCAAGAACAAGAAAACTCAGATAGCACAAATCAACTACTCGTTCCTGGTGGAAAGTTGACACTCATTGTGATGATTGGAGTGGCATTAACCATGATGGGAAGACAAATTTTAGTAATTTACACAGAGTAAAACCATAGTAAAATCCAAGGTACTATTATTGACCATCTACAACGTAAAAAGCGATCGCAACTTAGAAAACTTTATTAGTAGCACAGCGATCGCACTAGCAACCAACCAAATCGCATCTTCAGTTTTAACGTATCGCGTTTTGTGAAGCATTGTTACTGGAATGCTAACCAGTATAATAACCTGGATATTCTTTACAAAAATTCGCCGCTAATCACTCTTGGCTTTGCATCCTTTGCGTCCTTTGCGGTTCGATATCCTAAACCATGTCCACTCAACCCACAATCCAAAGTATATATACCGATGGTGCTTGCACCGGCAACCCTGGCCCTGGTGGTTGGGGAGTTGTCGTCTACTTTAGCGATGGCTCAATCCACGAAATGGGCGATGCATCGCCTCATACCACCAATAATAAAATGGAAATGCAAGCTGCGATCGCAGCTCTCCAATTTCTGCAAACATCTCAACAAGCACAACCAATCACCCTTCATACCGATAGCGAATACCTGATTAACTGCGTAACCAAGTGGGTGAAAGGCTGGAAAAAGAAAGGCTGGAAAAAGTCAGATGGTAAACCCGTCCAAAACCAAGAGCTTTTGGAAACTCTTGATGAACTCAATACCCAACAGGTAAAATGGCAACACGTCAGGGGACATTCTGGTAACATAGGTAACGAACGTTGTGATGCGATCGCTCGCACTTATGCTAGTGGCAAAATTCCTTCGCTACAACAATTTACTTCTACAAATTTTTATAAATCTTTACCTTCCACAAATGAACTAAATGTAGCAAAAGTAGCTGATTATGAAAAAAAGTCTCGAATAATTAACCAAAGTAACCAAGAAATCAGTACTTCTGCACTAGAAATAACCGTTATGGAACCATCAACTGGGCCTACTGCGGCCACTATCGATGAAAAACCGGCAGAAATGAGGGTTTCGCAACTCCGCAGCTTGGTCGAAACTCTGCGTATCGCTGACGAAATTTCAGAAAAAGGCTACTTAATCACCAGTTCTGAGTTAGCAGACTTGATGGATGTCCACGCCAGCGCTGTTACCAGTCGGGGAGATCAATGGCGCTGGCGAAACTGGATAGTGTCACGGGTACGCCGTGAAGGAAATCAAATTCTTTGGGAACTGGAACGCGGGGATCAAGTAGGAGGTGAAGAGGAATAGGGAGTAGGGAGTACTGAGTGCTGAGTTGTGAATTTTTAACTCTTCACTCTAAACTCTTCACTACTCACTCTAAACTTCCTACTCAGCACTATACTTGCGTCCTCGCCACTCGCGTGGCTTGTGGAACGCAGATAAGAAGATTCGTAGCACAGCTAGGGGATCGGCTAAAGGGGAAAGCCAGAATAACCAGCCGCCTTTAGCACTTTTGCGATCGTAGGAAGGTGCGATCGCAATTAGCATCGCAAAGCGAATCACTACTAAGAATAAATTCAGTCCCAGTAGAAGAAGTAGGGGAGCGGGTAGAGACGAGTTTAATCGCGTCTGTAGCGAGTACGAGAGTGAGGGAGAAATTAATAAAAAACTGAGGACAATTAAAAGGGGTAGACCTTGAACAGATGTGAGTAGCCATAAATCTCCCCACAACTGGGAACGAGAAGTTGCATCTTTAAGGTCAAGACTCCGCCCCCATTCCTTCCACGTCTCCATCGCCCCTTCATACATTCGTACTTTCAGCACCTTTGCGCCATCTAAAAAGCCAACTTTATACCCAAGAGTCGCAATATTTCGTGCCAAGGTGACATCATCACAAAAAGAACTACTGGCGCTGCTGTAACCACCCACAGCAGCTAAAACGGAGCGACGACACAAAAAACACTGCCCATTTGCCATCACCCGTTCAGGGTGCTCTGCATTAATGCCAGCAGGGTCAAATCGGTAAAGTAAAGTCATCAACAAAGCTGGTTGTAGCCAGCATTCCCCTGGATATTTGAGGATAAACTGGGGCGAAAGGGAAACTAAGTCATAGCCTTGTGCTTCGGCCGTCTTCACTAAACCCGCAACCAAACCAGGATGTGGTTGAATATCAGCATCCAGACCCAAAAACCACTGACTATCCTCAGAGCTATATAGAAAACCGTTATGCAATGCCCAAGGTCGCCCCACCCAACCAGAAGGTAAAGGATCATCCGTCATCACACGAAAGCGCGGATCTTTTTGCTGTGTGGCTTTTACTAAGTCGGGTGTACCATCACTGGAGTTGCTATCTACAACAAGAATTTCCCGAACTTCGTAGCTTTGCTGACTTAAACCAGCTAACAGAGGGCTAATGCGAAGCGCTTCATTCAGTGTGGGAACTACGACACTAACCTTACCTAAAAGGTCTGGCGTTGGCTGTTGCGGTTTTATTGGTGGTAGCCGTCTTGGCCCCTTTAACAAGCGCGAAAACAGAATCGCCGTTGCTGGTACTTGAATAAGTAGCAATAAAAAGGATATGGCACTTTCTACTATTAAAGCGTTGTCTACTGTTGTCAAAATACTTATCAATTAAAAGTGCGACTATACAAAATAAATGGGAATTGGGAATTGGGAATTGGGAATTGCTAACTTTCCCTATTACTCTATTCCCCATTCCGCAATTTCTAGGCTATTTCAAGGCAACTTCAACCTTTGCTACTGAGACTTCTTGGCTTACTGGTTCAACAGCAACTTGAGTAGCTGTGGTTGAACTTCTTAACCACAGCGCCACTGCGGGAACCACACCAAGGAACAAGCCGAGCAATACAGGGATGGAGAAGCCAGCAGCTAAACTTAACCCAGCGGCGAAGGCAAAGTTAGTTAAATAAACGACTAAGGGTAGATTGAGTTGCGATCGCTCTAATTTTATCGATGTGTTTCTCCACAACAAGCCTGCCACACTCATAAACAGGGCGCTAGTGCCAAACCAACCTGCATAGTTCTGGTAAGGTGTGCCAAAGAAAGCTCCTGGTTGTTCCCAATACCAAAAAGGCAGAGAAGTTTGACTCATCGCTGGCTCAAGGGCAAAATCCCAGCAAGTGAAGAGTAAAGCACCAACAGCTATAGCCGCAATATGGCGACCCCAACTGGGCTTTTGAGCCACTTTCAAACCAGTTCTCGCAATTAAATAAGACGACAGTCCAACATAGAACCAAGACAAAGGAATTGTGAAAGGAACTAGCCCTGCAATCTTATAACCCAAGCCACTCAAGTAGCTATAATCTCCAAATGGAAAACCTGTGCTGGTTCCCAGTAGTTCACTTCCTAAAGAGATAAGCATAGCCGGCAGCATAAATGCTAGCCAAGTTCCCAATCCCAGCGTCCGGTAGGCATAAATAGAGACAGCTATTGTCCCCAAAATGATATCAACTACACCGCCGCCTGCCATACTTAACTGTATGGCAGTTTCTCCAACCTGCGATAAGTTAAAAATTATGTCGGCATTAGGTATGACCAGTAGCATCCCTACCAGTCCGAAGGCTTTTGACACGATATGACCAATCAGGCATACGCGCTCAACGATAACAAGTTGTCTCATGATAATTCCTTAACAAGATGTGACACGCGGCTACTCGGCTGCTAACAGTTTACAAATGTTTAACAACATATTTAAATACTTTGTGCCGCAATTCTCTACAAACTTGTTTGGCTTTCTTGGGAAGAGCATAACAGCCGATTGATTGAAGCTAG
The Nostoc punctiforme PCC 73102 genome window above contains:
- the rnhA gene encoding ribonuclease HI, whose translation is MSTQPTIQSIYTDGACTGNPGPGGWGVVVYFSDGSIHEMGDASPHTTNNKMEMQAAIAALQFLQTSQQAQPITLHTDSEYLINCVTKWVKGWKKKGWKKSDGKPVQNQELLETLDELNTQQVKWQHVRGHSGNIGNERCDAIARTYASGKIPSLQQFTSTNFYKSLPSTNELNVAKVADYEKKSRIINQSNQEISTSALEITVMEPSTGPTAATIDEKPAEMRVSQLRSLVETLRIADEISEKGYLITSSELADLMDVHASAVTSRGDQWRWRNWIVSRVRREGNQILWELERGDQVGGEEE
- the cruG gene encoding 2'-O-glycosyltransferase CruG; the protein is MTTVDNALIVESAISFLLLLIQVPATAILFSRLLKGPRRLPPIKPQQPTPDLLGKVSVVVPTLNEALRISPLLAGLSQQSYEVREILVVDSNSSDGTPDLVKATQQKDPRFRVMTDDPLPSGWVGRPWALHNGFLYSSEDSQWFLGLDADIQPHPGLVAGLVKTAEAQGYDLVSLSPQFILKYPGECWLQPALLMTLLYRFDPAGINAEHPERVMANGQCFLCRRSVLAAVGGYSSASSSFCDDVTLARNIATLGYKVGFLDGAKVLKVRMYEGAMETWKEWGRSLDLKDATSRSQLWGDLWLLTSVQGLPLLIVLSFLLISPSLSYSLQTRLNSSLPAPLLLLLGLNLFLVVIRFAMLIAIAPSYDRKSAKGGWLFWLSPLADPLAVLRIFLSAFHKPREWRGRKYSAE
- the cruF gene encoding gamma-carotene 1'-hydroxylase CruF, with product MRQLVIVERVCLIGHIVSKAFGLVGMLLVIPNADIIFNLSQVGETAIQLSMAGGGVVDIILGTIAVSIYAYRTLGLGTWLAFMLPAMLISLGSELLGTSTGFPFGDYSYLSGLGYKIAGLVPFTIPLSWFYVGLSSYLIARTGLKVAQKPSWGRHIAAIAVGALLFTCWDFALEPAMSQTSLPFWYWEQPGAFFGTPYQNYAGWFGTSALFMSVAGLLWRNTSIKLERSQLNLPLVVYLTNFAFAAGLSLAAGFSIPVLLGLFLGVVPAVALWLRSSTTATQVAVEPVSQEVSVAKVEVALK